In Phycodurus eques isolate BA_2022a chromosome 23, UOR_Pequ_1.1, whole genome shotgun sequence, a genomic segment contains:
- the elavl2 gene encoding ELAV-like protein 2 isoform X1, with amino-acid sequence MAVRLCDVASLLRSGSWASEPWTGQVIAAMETQLSNGPTCNNTSNGPSSISNNCSSPVESGSLEDSKTNLIVNYLPQNMTQEELKSLFGSIGEIESCKLVRDKITGQSLGYGFVNYVDAKDAEKAINTLNGLRLQTKTIKVSYARPSSASIRDANLYVSGLPKTMTQMELEQLFSQYGRIITSRILVDQVTGLSRGVGFIRFDRRVEAEEAIKGLHCQKPPGAAEPITVKFANNPSQKTNQALLSQLYQSPNRRYPGPLAQQAQRFRLDNLLNMAYGVKSRFSPMAIDGVTSLAGINIPGHSSGWCIFVYNLSPDADESILWQMFGPFGAVTNVKVIRDFSTNKCKGFGFVTMTNYDEAAVAIGSLNGYRLGDRVLQVSFKTNKTHKA; translated from the exons ATGGCAGTCAGACTGTGCGATGTGGCTTCTCTTCTTAGAAGTGGCTCGTGGGCATCCGAGCCTTGGACCGGG CAGGTAATTGCAGCCATGGAAACGCAGCTGTCCAACGGGCCCACGTGCAACAACACTAGCAACGGGCCGTCCAGCATCTCCAACAACTGTTCCTCGCCCGTGGAGTCGGGTAGCCTGGAGGACAGCAAGACCAACCTGATCGTCAACTACCTGCCACAGAACATGACCCAGGAGGAGCTCAAGAGTTTGTTCGGCAGCATCGGAGAGATAGAGTCCTGCAAGCTCGTACGAGACAAAATAACAG GGCAGAGCCTCGGCTACGGATTTGTGAACTACGTGGACGCCAAGGATGCGGAAAAAGCCATCAACACATTGAATGGCTTGAGACTTCAGACCAAGACCATCAAG GTGTCCTATGCGCGTCCGAGCTCCGCCTCCATACGAGATGCAAATTTGTACGTCAGCGGCTTGCCGAAGACCATGACTCAGATGGAACTGGAGCAGCTCTTCTCCCAGTACGGCCGCATCATTACCTCACGCATTCTGGTGGACCAGGTGACCG GTCTTTCCAGAGGCGTGGGCTTCATCCGCTTTGACCGGCGGGTGGAAGCCGAGGAGGCCATCAAGGGTCTCCACTGCCAGAAGCCGCCCGGCGCCGCCGAGCCCATCACGGTCAAGTTTGCCAACAACCCGAGCCAGAAGACCAACCAGGCGCTGCTGTCCCAGCTGTACCAGTCGCCCAATCGAAGGTACCCGGGACCGCTCGCACAGCAGGCACAACGCTTCAG GCTGGACAACCTGCTGAACATGGCTTACGGTGTGAAAAG CAGGTTCTCACCCATGGCCATCGACGGGGTGACCAGCCTAGCCGGCATCAACATCCCGGGCCACAGTAGCGGCTGGTGCATCTTCGTGTACAACCTGTCCCCCGACGCCGACGAGAGCATCCTGTGGCAAATGTTCGGGCCGTTCGGCGCCGTCACCAACGTGAAGGTCATTCGCGACTTCAGCACAAACAAGTGCAAAGGCTTCGGctttgtcaccatgaccaacTACGACGAGGCGGCCGTGGCCATCGGCAGCCTCAACGGGTACCGCCTGGGCGACCGCGTGCTGCAGGTGTCGTTCAAGACCAACAAAACCCACAAAGCTTAA
- the elavl2 gene encoding ELAV-like protein 2 isoform X3, which translates to MAVRLCDVASLLRSGSWASEPWTGVIAAMETQLSNGPTCNNTSNGPSSISNNCSSPVESGSLEDSKTNLIVNYLPQNMTQEELKSLFGSIGEIESCKLVRDKITGQSLGYGFVNYVDAKDAEKAINTLNGLRLQTKTIKVSYARPSSASIRDANLYVSGLPKTMTQMELEQLFSQYGRIITSRILVDQVTGLSRGVGFIRFDRRVEAEEAIKGLHCQKPPGAAEPITVKFANNPSQKTNQALLSQLYQSPNRRYPGPLAQQAQRFRLDNLLNMAYGVKSRFSPMAIDGVTSLAGINIPGHSSGWCIFVYNLSPDADESILWQMFGPFGAVTNVKVIRDFSTNKCKGFGFVTMTNYDEAAVAIGSLNGYRLGDRVLQVSFKTNKTHKA; encoded by the exons ATGGCAGTCAGACTGTGCGATGTGGCTTCTCTTCTTAGAAGTGGCTCGTGGGCATCCGAGCCTTGGACCGGG GTAATTGCAGCCATGGAAACGCAGCTGTCCAACGGGCCCACGTGCAACAACACTAGCAACGGGCCGTCCAGCATCTCCAACAACTGTTCCTCGCCCGTGGAGTCGGGTAGCCTGGAGGACAGCAAGACCAACCTGATCGTCAACTACCTGCCACAGAACATGACCCAGGAGGAGCTCAAGAGTTTGTTCGGCAGCATCGGAGAGATAGAGTCCTGCAAGCTCGTACGAGACAAAATAACAG GGCAGAGCCTCGGCTACGGATTTGTGAACTACGTGGACGCCAAGGATGCGGAAAAAGCCATCAACACATTGAATGGCTTGAGACTTCAGACCAAGACCATCAAG GTGTCCTATGCGCGTCCGAGCTCCGCCTCCATACGAGATGCAAATTTGTACGTCAGCGGCTTGCCGAAGACCATGACTCAGATGGAACTGGAGCAGCTCTTCTCCCAGTACGGCCGCATCATTACCTCACGCATTCTGGTGGACCAGGTGACCG GTCTTTCCAGAGGCGTGGGCTTCATCCGCTTTGACCGGCGGGTGGAAGCCGAGGAGGCCATCAAGGGTCTCCACTGCCAGAAGCCGCCCGGCGCCGCCGAGCCCATCACGGTCAAGTTTGCCAACAACCCGAGCCAGAAGACCAACCAGGCGCTGCTGTCCCAGCTGTACCAGTCGCCCAATCGAAGGTACCCGGGACCGCTCGCACAGCAGGCACAACGCTTCAG GCTGGACAACCTGCTGAACATGGCTTACGGTGTGAAAAG CAGGTTCTCACCCATGGCCATCGACGGGGTGACCAGCCTAGCCGGCATCAACATCCCGGGCCACAGTAGCGGCTGGTGCATCTTCGTGTACAACCTGTCCCCCGACGCCGACGAGAGCATCCTGTGGCAAATGTTCGGGCCGTTCGGCGCCGTCACCAACGTGAAGGTCATTCGCGACTTCAGCACAAACAAGTGCAAAGGCTTCGGctttgtcaccatgaccaacTACGACGAGGCGGCCGTGGCCATCGGCAGCCTCAACGGGTACCGCCTGGGCGACCGCGTGCTGCAGGTGTCGTTCAAGACCAACAAAACCCACAAAGCTTAA
- the elavl2 gene encoding ELAV-like protein 2 isoform X2, whose amino-acid sequence MAVRLCDVASLLRSGSWASEPWTGQVIAAMETQLSNGPTCNNTSNGPSSISNNCSSPVESGSLEDSKTNLIVNYLPQNMTQEELKSLFGSIGEIESCKLVRDKITGQSLGYGFVNYVDAKDAEKAINTLNGLRLQTKTIKVSYARPSSASIRDANLYVSGLPKTMTQMELEQLFSQYGRIITSRILVDQVTGLSRGVGFIRFDRRVEAEEAIKGLHCQKPPGAAEPITVKFANNPSQKTNQALLSQLYQSPNRRYPGPLAQQAQRFRLDNLLNMAYGVKRFSPMAIDGVTSLAGINIPGHSSGWCIFVYNLSPDADESILWQMFGPFGAVTNVKVIRDFSTNKCKGFGFVTMTNYDEAAVAIGSLNGYRLGDRVLQVSFKTNKTHKA is encoded by the exons ATGGCAGTCAGACTGTGCGATGTGGCTTCTCTTCTTAGAAGTGGCTCGTGGGCATCCGAGCCTTGGACCGGG CAGGTAATTGCAGCCATGGAAACGCAGCTGTCCAACGGGCCCACGTGCAACAACACTAGCAACGGGCCGTCCAGCATCTCCAACAACTGTTCCTCGCCCGTGGAGTCGGGTAGCCTGGAGGACAGCAAGACCAACCTGATCGTCAACTACCTGCCACAGAACATGACCCAGGAGGAGCTCAAGAGTTTGTTCGGCAGCATCGGAGAGATAGAGTCCTGCAAGCTCGTACGAGACAAAATAACAG GGCAGAGCCTCGGCTACGGATTTGTGAACTACGTGGACGCCAAGGATGCGGAAAAAGCCATCAACACATTGAATGGCTTGAGACTTCAGACCAAGACCATCAAG GTGTCCTATGCGCGTCCGAGCTCCGCCTCCATACGAGATGCAAATTTGTACGTCAGCGGCTTGCCGAAGACCATGACTCAGATGGAACTGGAGCAGCTCTTCTCCCAGTACGGCCGCATCATTACCTCACGCATTCTGGTGGACCAGGTGACCG GTCTTTCCAGAGGCGTGGGCTTCATCCGCTTTGACCGGCGGGTGGAAGCCGAGGAGGCCATCAAGGGTCTCCACTGCCAGAAGCCGCCCGGCGCCGCCGAGCCCATCACGGTCAAGTTTGCCAACAACCCGAGCCAGAAGACCAACCAGGCGCTGCTGTCCCAGCTGTACCAGTCGCCCAATCGAAGGTACCCGGGACCGCTCGCACAGCAGGCACAACGCTTCAG GCTGGACAACCTGCTGAACATGGCTTACGGTGTGAAAAG GTTCTCACCCATGGCCATCGACGGGGTGACCAGCCTAGCCGGCATCAACATCCCGGGCCACAGTAGCGGCTGGTGCATCTTCGTGTACAACCTGTCCCCCGACGCCGACGAGAGCATCCTGTGGCAAATGTTCGGGCCGTTCGGCGCCGTCACCAACGTGAAGGTCATTCGCGACTTCAGCACAAACAAGTGCAAAGGCTTCGGctttgtcaccatgaccaacTACGACGAGGCGGCCGTGGCCATCGGCAGCCTCAACGGGTACCGCCTGGGCGACCGCGTGCTGCAGGTGTCGTTCAAGACCAACAAAACCCACAAAGCTTAA
- the elavl2 gene encoding ELAV-like protein 2 isoform X4, translated as MAVRLCDVASLLRSGSWASEPWTGVIAAMETQLSNGPTCNNTSNGPSSISNNCSSPVESGSLEDSKTNLIVNYLPQNMTQEELKSLFGSIGEIESCKLVRDKITGQSLGYGFVNYVDAKDAEKAINTLNGLRLQTKTIKVSYARPSSASIRDANLYVSGLPKTMTQMELEQLFSQYGRIITSRILVDQVTGLSRGVGFIRFDRRVEAEEAIKGLHCQKPPGAAEPITVKFANNPSQKTNQALLSQLYQSPNRRYPGPLAQQAQRFRLDNLLNMAYGVKRFSPMAIDGVTSLAGINIPGHSSGWCIFVYNLSPDADESILWQMFGPFGAVTNVKVIRDFSTNKCKGFGFVTMTNYDEAAVAIGSLNGYRLGDRVLQVSFKTNKTHKA; from the exons ATGGCAGTCAGACTGTGCGATGTGGCTTCTCTTCTTAGAAGTGGCTCGTGGGCATCCGAGCCTTGGACCGGG GTAATTGCAGCCATGGAAACGCAGCTGTCCAACGGGCCCACGTGCAACAACACTAGCAACGGGCCGTCCAGCATCTCCAACAACTGTTCCTCGCCCGTGGAGTCGGGTAGCCTGGAGGACAGCAAGACCAACCTGATCGTCAACTACCTGCCACAGAACATGACCCAGGAGGAGCTCAAGAGTTTGTTCGGCAGCATCGGAGAGATAGAGTCCTGCAAGCTCGTACGAGACAAAATAACAG GGCAGAGCCTCGGCTACGGATTTGTGAACTACGTGGACGCCAAGGATGCGGAAAAAGCCATCAACACATTGAATGGCTTGAGACTTCAGACCAAGACCATCAAG GTGTCCTATGCGCGTCCGAGCTCCGCCTCCATACGAGATGCAAATTTGTACGTCAGCGGCTTGCCGAAGACCATGACTCAGATGGAACTGGAGCAGCTCTTCTCCCAGTACGGCCGCATCATTACCTCACGCATTCTGGTGGACCAGGTGACCG GTCTTTCCAGAGGCGTGGGCTTCATCCGCTTTGACCGGCGGGTGGAAGCCGAGGAGGCCATCAAGGGTCTCCACTGCCAGAAGCCGCCCGGCGCCGCCGAGCCCATCACGGTCAAGTTTGCCAACAACCCGAGCCAGAAGACCAACCAGGCGCTGCTGTCCCAGCTGTACCAGTCGCCCAATCGAAGGTACCCGGGACCGCTCGCACAGCAGGCACAACGCTTCAG GCTGGACAACCTGCTGAACATGGCTTACGGTGTGAAAAG GTTCTCACCCATGGCCATCGACGGGGTGACCAGCCTAGCCGGCATCAACATCCCGGGCCACAGTAGCGGCTGGTGCATCTTCGTGTACAACCTGTCCCCCGACGCCGACGAGAGCATCCTGTGGCAAATGTTCGGGCCGTTCGGCGCCGTCACCAACGTGAAGGTCATTCGCGACTTCAGCACAAACAAGTGCAAAGGCTTCGGctttgtcaccatgaccaacTACGACGAGGCGGCCGTGGCCATCGGCAGCCTCAACGGGTACCGCCTGGGCGACCGCGTGCTGCAGGTGTCGTTCAAGACCAACAAAACCCACAAAGCTTAA